A single genomic interval of Armigeres subalbatus isolate Guangzhou_Male chromosome 1, GZ_Asu_2, whole genome shotgun sequence harbors:
- the LOC134206814 gene encoding E3 ubiquitin-protein ligase RNF181, translated as MAEYFDELGWEPIAVDQTESHQMLLMIRFLLRNGYLAEDSQTGRLPPPASKEVVKNLPEKVVTKNDDRCSICIKPNEDQEVFLVLPCEHGFHKTCITPWLEKTNSCPLCRYELGTDDEEYEEQKKFRKEAARREQDIEELHNSMYVLA; from the exons ATGGCTGAATACTTTGACGAGCTCGGATGGGAGCCGATTGCAGTGGATCAAACTGAGAGCCACCAGATGCTGCTCATGATACGGTTCCTGTTGAGAAACGGATATTTGGCGGAAGATTCCCAAACGGGTAGGCTCCCGCCACCCGCATCCAAGGAAGTGGTGAAAAATCTACCGGAGAAGGTGGTCACAAAGAACGACGACAGGTGCAGCATTTGTATCAAGCCGAATGAAGACCAGGAGGTTTTTCTAGTTTTGCCATGTGAGCATGGTTTCCATAAGACATGTATCACGCCATGGTTGGAGAAG ACCAACAGCTGCCCTCTATGCAGATATGAGCTCGGAACGGACGATGAAGAATATGAAGAGCAAAAAAAGTTCCGGAAAGAGGCGGCTCGAAGAGAGCAAGATATCGAGGAATTGCATAATTCGATGTATG